One genomic window of Nicotiana sylvestris chromosome 10, ASM39365v2, whole genome shotgun sequence includes the following:
- the LOC104221251 gene encoding gamma-glutamylcyclotransferase 2-1-like produces MVFWIFGYGSLVWNPGFDYDEKFIGYIKDYRRVFDLACIDHRGTPEHPARTCTLDESKGSICWGAAYCVRGGPEKEKKAMEYLERRECEYDSKTLVNFFTEEDSLHPALTGVIVFTSTPDKVNNKYYLGPAPLEEMARQIATASGPCGDNREYIFKMEKALYDIGHEDDYIIELANELRKVLGIVGSFPKEKKLLGPSQIPLNSHISPVKIRPLPEAIAAVAADS; encoded by the exons ATGGTGTTTTGGATTTTTGGGTATGGTTCATTGGTATGGAACCCTGGATTTGATTATGATGAGAAATTTATTGGTTACATAAAGGATTACAGGCGTGTGTTTGATCTTG CTTGCATTGATCATAGAGGTACACCTGAACACCCTGCAAGAACTTGCACTTTGGATGAAAGCAAAGGATCCATTTGC TGGGGTGCTGCTTATTGTGTGCGAGGAGGacctgaaaaagaaaagaaggcaatgGAG TATTTAGAAAGAAGAGAGTGCGAGTATGATAGCAAGACTTTGGTGAACTTCTTCACT GAAGAAGACTCCTTACATCCAGCCTTAACTGGAGTGATAGT GTTTACATCCACTCCTGACAAAGTAAATAATAAATACTATCTTGGTCCTGCTCCACTGGAAGAGATGGCTAG GCAAATTGCAACTGCCTCTGGACCATGTGGAGATAACAGGGAGTATATATTCAAAATGGAGAAGGCTTTGTATGATATTGGCCATGAAGATGATTACATCATTGAGCTGGCTAATGAATTGCGAAAAGTTCTTGGAATTGTGGGATCTTTCCCAAAGGAGAAGAAGTTACTAGGTCCTTCCCAGATTCCACTCAATTCTCACATTTCACCTGTGAAAATCCGCCCCTTGCCAGAAGCTATAGCTGCTGTTGCTGCAGACTCCTGA